One window from the genome of Nicotiana tomentosiformis chromosome 5, ASM39032v3, whole genome shotgun sequence encodes:
- the LOC138892985 gene encoding uncharacterized protein, translating to MVVILDSQVIPKRESFKYLGSIIQGDGEIDEDVTHRIGVGWMKWRLASGVLCDKKVSPKLKAEITPANITSNINSIPMLNGTNFKFVARESHHSSRRDQIACEEDRMKQENIENAHLAVVPKDKMKDKKRKNKEVADIAT from the exons ATGGTAGTGATTCTCgactcacaagtcatccccaagagagaaagtttcaagTACCTAGGGTCAATCATCCAGGGagatggggagatcgacgaggatgtcacgcatcgtattggggtggggtggatgaaatggcggTTAGCgtctggagtcttgtgtgacaagaaggtgtcaccgaaactcaaag CTGAAATTACTCCTGCAAATATTACTTCCAACATCAATTCAATTCCTATGTTGAATGGCACTAACTTCAAGTTCGTTGCAAGAGAATCTCATCATAGTTCTCGAAGAGATCAAATCGCATGT GAAGAGGATAGAATGAAGCAGGAAAATATAGAAAATGCTCACTTAGCCGTTGTGCCTAAGGACAAAATGAaggacaaaaagagaaagaataaGGAAGTTGCAGATATAGCAACATAA